A genomic segment from Leptolyngbya boryana PCC 6306 encodes:
- a CDS encoding trypsin-like peptidase domain-containing protein, whose translation MRKVNVQNLLSYVPVHITLRFGETNLGVGTAFFYTHEGQDYLITNWHNVSGRDPQNYSLLSKEAGIPDNIVLRLPYLEALEDGTLVIKWLPSALNLYNDKDQTLPAWWEHPQHGSDVDVVAIRIRRPSETKSIPANNEVLDLEKLQFEPGMDVFVLGFPLGISGGGRFPIWKRGSIASEPDAHIDNLPKMYIDTATRQGMSGAPVYAQETGVWVPEGKTLHDFEHVAFGKGYRFLGIYSGRILGSDPLHAQLGIVWKEEAILDIIRSEKTGIPSNELTSKSTEAS comes from the coding sequence ATGCGTAAGGTCAACGTTCAAAATCTCTTGAGCTACGTACCCGTCCACATCACCTTAAGGTTTGGGGAAACAAATTTAGGCGTTGGTACAGCATTCTTCTATACCCATGAAGGTCAAGACTATCTCATAACGAATTGGCATAACGTGTCAGGTCGCGACCCTCAGAACTACTCCCTTCTGTCAAAAGAAGCCGGAATACCCGACAATATTGTACTCAGACTGCCTTATCTAGAGGCTCTAGAGGACGGCACTCTAGTCATAAAGTGGCTTCCGAGCGCACTGAATCTATATAACGACAAAGATCAAACACTGCCTGCATGGTGGGAACATCCCCAACATGGATCAGATGTTGATGTAGTAGCAATACGTATACGGCGACCTAGTGAGACAAAATCAATACCAGCAAATAATGAGGTTCTAGATTTAGAAAAACTTCAGTTTGAACCAGGAATGGATGTTTTTGTTTTAGGTTTCCCGCTCGGCATTAGCGGCGGGGGACGCTTTCCGATCTGGAAACGTGGAAGTATTGCCTCGGAGCCTGATGCCCATATCGACAACCTACCGAAAATGTACATTGATACAGCCACAAGACAAGGAATGTCAGGAGCGCCTGTATACGCCCAGGAAACAGGAGTTTGGGTGCCAGAAGGAAAAACATTGCACGACTTTGAACACGTGGCTTTCGGCAAGGGATACCGCTTTCTTGGAATATATTCTGGGCGCATCCTGGGAAGCGATCCGCTTCACGCACAGCTTGGGATCGTATGGAAGGAGGAGGCGATCCTGGACATCATACGATCGGAAAAAACTGGAATTCCATCCAACGAACTAACAAGCAAATCAACAGAAGCTTCCTAG
- a CDS encoding P-loop NTPase fold protein, which translates to MSQEQKTINSHIETYLDYYCNLSHAPGFAVLLQGQWGSGKTWFINRYREKLKENNHKCLYVSLYGMTSFSEIENAFFQQLHPVLSSKGMAITGKIIKGLLKGTLKIDLNSDSKDDGTLNLQIPEINLPEYLRDADKSILIFDDLERCNIDLVNILGYINFFVEHQELKVILIANEDELVKDTKYQIIKEKLIGKTFGVSLDFEGALENFIAVINNLNARRFLSDNTELIQNFYGQAGYENLRNLKQIVLDFERIFNVLPEKAKDKVELAQDLLKLLIAFSIEIKRGNILPKDISKLRETYSVSLSTRIASQALGTGKDEDQENTPLQEVLNRYPSIDLRDPFPSELWWQVFFDKGIVDIEELAQSILNSRYFQNENTPNWVRLWHFTDLSDDDFDSIISSVELDFSNRKYVEIGIVKHVFGLLLMFSHAGLYSKKKDEILKNTKRYIDYLKDSKQLAISTSSSIDSITDDGYGSLGFQGKEFEEFQELSSYINEVKKLAQEESLPVAGQELLTIMQSDIWKFSRMICLSEYQYEDIFIQDYHEIPILKYIEPTTFITLLLQMGVENKRRILLSLRERYKFGNINLRLIEELEWLKSVRDLLQKEVESRKGKVSGFVLASYIQYYLDEAIRKLEKDKAQLGANQQ; encoded by the coding sequence ATGAGCCAAGAGCAAAAAACAATCAATAGTCATATAGAAACGTACCTAGACTATTACTGTAATTTGTCACATGCACCCGGATTTGCTGTTCTTTTACAAGGTCAATGGGGATCTGGAAAAACATGGTTTATTAATAGGTATCGTGAAAAGCTTAAAGAGAATAATCACAAGTGTCTGTACGTAAGCCTTTATGGAATGACTTCTTTTTCTGAGATAGAAAATGCTTTTTTTCAACAACTACATCCTGTGCTCTCTTCAAAAGGAATGGCAATAACAGGAAAGATTATTAAAGGTTTACTGAAAGGCACGTTGAAGATTGATCTAAATAGCGATAGCAAAGATGATGGAACCCTAAATCTTCAGATTCCAGAAATTAATCTGCCGGAATATCTTAGAGATGCCGATAAAAGCATACTGATATTTGACGATTTAGAGCGCTGCAACATAGACCTGGTTAATATATTAGGGTACATCAATTTCTTTGTAGAACATCAAGAATTGAAGGTGATCCTTATTGCTAATGAAGACGAGCTAGTGAAGGATACTAAATATCAAATTATTAAAGAGAAATTGATAGGTAAAACCTTTGGTGTCTCTCTAGATTTTGAAGGTGCATTGGAGAATTTTATTGCCGTAATAAATAACTTAAACGCCAGAAGATTCTTATCTGATAATACTGAGTTGATACAAAATTTCTATGGACAAGCTGGGTATGAAAATCTAAGAAACCTGAAGCAGATTGTTTTAGATTTTGAGAGAATATTCAATGTTTTGCCAGAAAAGGCGAAAGACAAAGTAGAGTTAGCGCAAGATTTATTGAAGTTACTTATAGCCTTTTCTATAGAGATCAAGCGCGGCAACATACTGCCCAAGGATATTAGTAAGTTAAGAGAAACATATTCCGTTAGCCTCAGTACGAGAATTGCGAGCCAAGCACTTGGCACTGGCAAGGATGAGGATCAAGAGAACACTCCACTTCAAGAAGTGCTCAACAGATATCCCTCAATTGACTTGCGCGATCCATTTCCAAGTGAATTATGGTGGCAAGTATTTTTTGATAAGGGCATTGTAGATATCGAAGAATTAGCTCAATCAATATTAAACAGCAGATACTTTCAAAACGAAAATACTCCAAACTGGGTTAGGCTGTGGCATTTTACTGATCTTTCTGATGACGATTTTGACAGTATTATTAGCAGCGTCGAATTAGACTTTTCTAATAGAAAGTATGTTGAGATTGGAATAGTAAAACACGTTTTTGGACTCCTTCTCATGTTCTCTCATGCTGGACTTTACAGCAAAAAAAAGGATGAAATTCTCAAGAACACTAAGCGCTACATTGATTACTTGAAAGATAGTAAACAGCTTGCTATTTCTACTTCTTCATCAATTGATTCCATAACCGATGATGGTTACGGTAGCCTTGGATTTCAAGGAAAAGAATTTGAGGAGTTTCAAGAGCTATCTTCTTATATTAACGAAGTGAAAAAGTTAGCACAAGAAGAGAGTTTACCTGTTGCTGGTCAAGAGTTGCTTACAATCATGCAAAGTGATATCTGGAAGTTCTCTAGAATGATTTGTCTAAGCGAATATCAATATGAAGATATTTTCATCCAAGATTATCATGAAATTCCTATACTAAAGTATATAGAACCAACTACTTTCATAACTTTACTACTGCAAATGGGTGTTGAAAACAAAAGACGCATTCTTCTGTCATTACGTGAACGGTATAAATTTGGAAACATTAATCTAAGGCTAATCGAAGAATTAGAGTGGCTTAAATCTGTCCGAGATCTACTACAAAAAGAAGTTGAGAGCAGAAAAGGAAAGGTTAGTGGGTTTGTTTTAGCATCATATATTCAGTACTATCTGGACGAGGCTATCAGAAAGCTCGAAAAAGATAAAGCACAATTAGGGGCAAACCAGCAGTAA
- a CDS encoding tetratricopeptide repeat protein encodes MKIAAIGLAGLGIVCAGVWAVALVVKNNSPVATSVVPSPVPTTQATGSGGGSAFDETSKETCGDPPDASATWYAVFIDGGNLNEVHRRFCKDAIAVNRQDSGKASIQVASFSDRARAEAFAKSVSGEVSRYEPKVAGRESTVGTTSEPGSKMRQAIESYASRNYERSLKLFQEIIEEDPSNAQVWRNLGEAYHATGDDYNASLAMNKSKEIYLQNGDKNGAYQVETQLESWKSKRV; translated from the coding sequence ATGAAAATTGCGGCAATCGGCTTAGCTGGATTGGGGATTGTGTGTGCGGGTGTCTGGGCGGTTGCATTGGTCGTCAAGAACAATTCGCCCGTTGCGACTTCGGTTGTGCCCTCGCCTGTCCCTACAACTCAAGCCACTGGCTCTGGCGGTGGATCTGCATTTGACGAAACATCAAAGGAAACTTGTGGAGATCCGCCAGACGCAAGCGCAACCTGGTATGCAGTATTTATTGATGGCGGGAATCTTAACGAGGTTCACAGACGGTTTTGCAAAGACGCGATAGCTGTAAATCGGCAAGATTCTGGCAAGGCATCGATCCAGGTTGCCAGTTTTAGCGATCGCGCTAGGGCAGAAGCTTTTGCAAAGTCGGTTAGTGGTGAGGTGTCGAGGTATGAGCCGAAAGTGGCTGGACGTGAATCGACGGTCGGTACGACATCTGAACCAGGCTCAAAAATGCGGCAAGCTATTGAAAGCTACGCCAGCAGGAATTATGAGCGATCGTTGAAACTGTTTCAGGAAATCATCGAAGAAGACCCATCCAATGCCCAAGTTTGGCGCAATTTGGGAGAGGCATATCACGCCACTGGAGACGATTACAACGCATCGCTGGCGATGAATAAATCCAAAGAGATTTATTTGCAAAATGGGGATAAGAACGGAGCCTACCAGGTTGAGACACAGTTAGAAAGCTGGAAGTCAAAGCGCGTCTAA
- the cbiE gene encoding precorrin-6y C5,15-methyltransferase (decarboxylating) subunit CbiE — protein sequence MDKWLSIVGIGDDGIDGISPVSRTLIDRAEIIFGGDRHLAMLPGDSRLKIRWTSPIEHSIQKLLTYRGQSVCVLASGDPMCYGIGSTLARHVDLAEITIVPAPSAFSLACARLGWSLQEVETLSLCGRDPALLNAVLYPGAKILVLSADRQTPAIVQHLLKQRGLDDSEIVVLEHLGGTQERIVRGDFEHLADLNTIAITCASTPLPARIPGLPDSAYIHDGQLTKREIRAVTLSTLAPHPGQLLWDVGAGCGSIAIEWMRSDRRCRAIAIESNTDRLKLIAQNANTLGVPNLKIVAGKAPIALQDLPEPDTIFIGGGLTVPDVVETCWRSLRSGGQLVANAVTVETEAKLFYCQSQLGGELTRIAVQRAEAIGKFLGWKAMSPITQWSVTKP from the coding sequence ATGGACAAGTGGCTCTCGATCGTTGGAATTGGCGACGATGGAATCGACGGAATTTCGCCAGTGAGTCGAACACTCATCGATCGCGCCGAAATTATTTTCGGGGGCGATCGACATTTAGCCATGTTGCCAGGGGATTCACGCCTCAAAATTCGCTGGACTTCTCCGATCGAGCATTCGATTCAAAAACTTCTCACCTACCGAGGGCAATCCGTCTGCGTCCTCGCAAGCGGCGATCCGATGTGCTATGGAATTGGTTCAACCTTAGCCCGTCACGTTGACCTTGCAGAAATAACGATCGTACCCGCGCCTTCAGCCTTTAGCCTCGCCTGTGCGCGCTTAGGCTGGTCACTCCAAGAAGTCGAAACGCTGAGCCTTTGTGGGCGCGATCCAGCTTTGCTGAATGCTGTATTGTATCCAGGCGCAAAAATTCTCGTGTTAAGTGCCGATCGACAAACTCCTGCGATTGTTCAGCATCTCCTCAAGCAACGCGGTTTAGACGACAGCGAAATCGTTGTTCTCGAACATCTAGGCGGCACTCAAGAACGAATTGTTCGAGGAGACTTCGAGCATCTCGCTGACTTAAATACGATCGCCATTACTTGTGCTTCTACTCCCTTACCTGCACGAATTCCAGGTCTTCCTGACTCGGCTTATATCCACGACGGGCAACTGACAAAGCGCGAAATTCGAGCAGTGACTTTATCCACCCTGGCTCCGCATCCGGGACAATTGCTCTGGGATGTCGGCGCAGGGTGTGGCTCGATCGCAATCGAATGGATGCGATCCGATCGCAGATGCCGCGCGATCGCAATCGAATCCAACACTGATCGCCTCAAACTCATCGCCCAAAATGCCAATACCCTCGGCGTTCCCAATTTAAAGATCGTTGCGGGCAAAGCGCCGATTGCACTTCAAGATCTACCCGAACCCGACACGATTTTTATTGGAGGCGGATTAACTGTCCCGGATGTTGTGGAAACCTGTTGGCGATCGCTGCGATCTGGAGGACAACTCGTGGCAAATGCAGTCACGGTCGAAACAGAAGCCAAACTATTCTATTGCCAAAGTCAACTCGGGGGAGAACTCACTCGCATTGCTGTTCAAAGAGCAGAAGCGATCGGGAAATTTCTAGGCTGGAAAGCCATGTCACCGATTACACAATGGAGTGTCACAAAACCTTAA
- a CDS encoding DUF6464 family protein, protein MEQDSLPTEVILTHPRRSLGNVQLDWSPQPGAYLDLEGQTYAVLERRHRYQLNLGRYRLHKVALYVQTAQRPLERSFVDGRWFLGDASCEFNARSELVRCAVNPDGPCEGCRHYSPLD, encoded by the coding sequence ATGGAGCAAGACTCACTACCAACAGAGGTTATTCTGACCCATCCGCGTCGCTCTCTTGGCAATGTCCAGTTAGACTGGTCGCCCCAGCCCGGAGCCTATCTTGACTTGGAGGGTCAGACTTATGCCGTTTTAGAACGCCGTCATCGCTACCAACTCAACTTAGGGCGCTATCGACTCCATAAAGTCGCGCTCTATGTCCAAACAGCTCAACGCCCACTCGAGCGATCATTCGTCGATGGGCGTTGGTTTTTGGGAGATGCGAGTTGTGAATTTAATGCGCGATCGGAGTTAGTCCGATGTGCTGTCAATCCAGATGGTCCTTGCGAAGGGTGCCGTCACTATAGTCCGTTGGATTAA
- a CDS encoding DUF4335 domain-containing protein, which translates to MTNAMTLQRQYSLPNCTLILEGLSDPTATGQADIRPVMSLLINAECHLPGQETPLKGGREFFESLVTAVSLYAQEFLSGVHLPRHTYSDRPSFVTLERLDRSHHRLSVGKDPNNPASEERSADLTTVQLFDLVEAIDQFVADTQTLPFWSLNLSPVPKRYARSGEPLAKQVVPASIGVSGLALAAVAFFSLPTMRVKTPECLSPGAPDCPAAIAKNSPSPSPSPSISPSPTPSPTAAASPDLTQLETALNAAPAITDVAELKTLGDRVTEQIRGKWTTQSAVTEELAYRIGVARNGDIVGFKAETPVALEKARQQTPLLDLLYLPPGGSTPNSEPLAQYRVVFKPQGNLEVTPANAASAVPSATVAASPSPDAATVTASPSPTATVAASPSPTAAATPATELTDAETLENLQPKLYDAIDKSWQGRPPFDKDLVYRVRIKPDGTIVGFQPDNPPANEFVKSTPLPQLSKQIDPNAPAESAASFKVVFKPSGVLQINPWYGVVRKK; encoded by the coding sequence ATGACGAATGCAATGACGCTACAACGGCAATACAGTTTGCCGAATTGCACTTTGATTTTGGAAGGGCTATCTGATCCAACTGCCACTGGACAAGCCGATATTCGTCCGGTCATGTCGCTTTTAATCAATGCAGAATGTCATCTGCCTGGGCAAGAAACGCCTCTTAAGGGCGGGCGTGAATTCTTTGAAAGCCTGGTCACAGCAGTGAGTTTGTATGCTCAAGAGTTTCTCAGTGGCGTTCATTTACCGCGTCATACGTATAGCGATCGTCCTTCTTTCGTGACCTTAGAGCGTCTCGATCGGTCTCATCACCGCCTCAGTGTCGGAAAAGATCCGAATAATCCGGCGAGTGAAGAACGCTCTGCGGATTTGACCACGGTGCAATTATTTGATCTCGTTGAAGCGATCGATCAATTTGTGGCAGATACGCAGACTCTGCCGTTTTGGTCACTAAATCTTTCTCCTGTACCGAAACGCTATGCTCGCTCTGGCGAACCGCTTGCAAAACAGGTCGTTCCGGCTTCGATTGGGGTTTCTGGTTTAGCATTGGCAGCGGTTGCCTTTTTCTCTCTGCCCACAATGCGGGTGAAAACTCCGGAATGTTTGAGTCCGGGTGCGCCCGATTGTCCGGCTGCGATTGCTAAAAATTCTCCGAGTCCGAGTCCGAGTCCATCGATTAGCCCGAGTCCTACGCCTTCTCCAACGGCTGCGGCAAGTCCCGATCTGACCCAACTGGAAACGGCGCTGAATGCTGCCCCTGCGATTACCGATGTGGCGGAGTTGAAAACATTAGGCGATCGCGTCACTGAGCAGATTCGCGGTAAATGGACGACTCAATCTGCGGTGACTGAAGAGTTAGCCTATCGAATTGGCGTTGCCAGAAATGGCGATATTGTCGGCTTTAAAGCTGAAACGCCAGTTGCATTAGAAAAAGCAAGACAACAAACACCGCTCTTGGATTTGCTCTATCTTCCACCTGGAGGAAGTACGCCGAATTCTGAGCCACTGGCACAGTACCGAGTGGTTTTCAAACCACAAGGCAATCTTGAAGTGACTCCTGCGAATGCTGCTTCAGCCGTTCCGAGTGCAACGGTTGCGGCATCCCCCAGTCCAGATGCGGCAACCGTTACCGCATCGCCTAGCCCAACTGCAACGGTTGCGGCATCCCCCAGTCCAACGGCTGCTGCCACACCTGCGACCGAATTGACTGATGCTGAGACTTTAGAGAATTTGCAACCAAAGCTCTATGATGCGATCGACAAAAGTTGGCAAGGCAGACCACCGTTTGACAAAGATTTAGTCTACCGAGTCCGCATCAAACCGGATGGCACGATCGTGGGATTCCAACCCGATAATCCTCCTGCAAACGAGTTTGTGAAGAGCACACCCTTGCCGCAATTAAGTAAGCAGATCGATCCAAATGCACCTGCCGAGTCAGCAGCCTCATTTAAGGTGGTGTTCAAACCCAGTGGTGTGCTGCAAATTAATCCTTGGTATGGAGTTGTGAGGAAGAAATAG
- a CDS encoding DUF3038 domain-containing protein, giving the protein MSVSVNVMQLNSPPAPPTPPTPIILDGLPDPPVADGVCPRRTRMQIDLLLLAIEALDLTGSEAILAVANDFDLRGVLKNRVALWRMRSTNPFRRYAQRRPLTLVEAKALVLITCYLARRLTVLIRQLLLAYQQLSEKNLSPDHHFRLSEYLERFRAHYRSRMNSKRAGVLAYSSDEKLNELALDLLEQLLFCTGTSGVQRLWISLFDGEVQ; this is encoded by the coding sequence ATGAGTGTCTCCGTGAATGTAATGCAGTTGAATAGCCCACCTGCTCCGCCAACTCCCCCAACTCCGATTATTCTCGATGGTCTGCCCGATCCACCCGTTGCCGATGGCGTTTGCCCCCGTCGCACCCGGATGCAGATCGATTTGTTATTGCTCGCGATCGAGGCGTTAGATCTCACTGGATCAGAGGCAATCTTGGCGGTTGCAAACGATTTTGACCTGCGCGGAGTCCTCAAAAATCGAGTGGCACTGTGGCGGATGCGATCGACGAATCCATTCCGTCGCTATGCTCAACGTCGCCCTTTAACGTTAGTTGAAGCCAAAGCGTTAGTCCTGATCACTTGCTATTTGGCACGTCGTTTAACCGTGTTGATTCGGCAATTGCTTTTGGCGTATCAGCAGTTGAGTGAAAAGAATCTGTCTCCCGATCATCATTTTCGGCTCTCAGAGTATCTAGAGCGATTTCGCGCGCATTATCGCAGCCGGATGAATTCCAAGCGGGCGGGAGTTTTGGCGTATAGTTCAGATGAAAAACTGAACGAATTGGCGCTGGATTTGTTAGAGCAATTGCTGTTTTGTACGGGGACTTCCGGTGTACAACGGCTGTGGATTAGTTTGTTTGACGGAGAAGTGCAATGA
- the psbP gene encoding photosystem II reaction center PsbP, whose translation MLKNFKRVVAVLLMVLALGLQGCVSGVGGLNSFVDSTDGYRFLYPNGWLSVKVANGPDVVFHDIIEQTENISMVINPVPGKKKLSDLGTPSDVGYQLGKSAIAPPDSGRKAELISAEERQIADRTYYLLEYLVTLPNQEQRHNLASAIVYRGKLYTMNASTSETRWEKMAPLLTKSVKSFKVD comes from the coding sequence ATGTTGAAGAATTTCAAACGAGTCGTTGCCGTTTTGCTGATGGTGCTGGCACTGGGTTTGCAGGGCTGTGTGTCTGGCGTGGGTGGGCTGAATAGTTTTGTGGATAGCACCGACGGCTATCGCTTCCTCTATCCCAACGGTTGGCTTTCGGTCAAGGTCGCAAACGGTCCTGATGTGGTGTTTCATGACATTATCGAGCAGACCGAGAATATCAGTATGGTGATCAACCCCGTTCCCGGTAAGAAGAAGCTGTCGGATTTGGGCACACCTTCAGACGTGGGATATCAGTTGGGCAAAAGCGCGATCGCTCCCCCTGATTCAGGTCGCAAGGCTGAATTGATTAGCGCTGAGGAGCGTCAGATTGCCGATCGCACCTATTACCTGTTGGAATATTTGGTCACGTTGCCGAATCAAGAGCAGCGTCATAATTTGGCAAGTGCGATCGTCTATCGCGGCAAGCTCTACACCATGAATGCGTCCACGTCTGAGACGCGTTGGGAGAAAATGGCTCCGCTGCTGACCAAATCTGTGAAGTCCTTCAAGGTAGATTAG
- a CDS encoding nucleoside triphosphate pyrophosphatase encodes MPVPFVLASASPARKRLLAMAGIPVMVYPSDFDESQIQITDPGQLVQVLAEGKARSTMRDLFDRQAELPPGFFSTHPGLILGCDSVLAIHGEIHGKPKDPDEAIARWKMMRGNVGELFTGHAFLQPYTTEQGALMPYPPLVRTQVTQVYFADISDRQIEAYVATQEPMNCAGCFALEGRGGLFVEKLEGCHTNVIGLSLPLLRQMLAELGYDVTDFWA; translated from the coding sequence ATGCCTGTTCCCTTTGTGCTTGCGTCTGCTTCTCCGGCTCGAAAGCGACTTTTAGCGATGGCTGGGATTCCTGTCATGGTTTACCCGAGCGATTTTGACGAGTCGCAAATTCAAATTACCGACCCCGGACAACTCGTGCAGGTTTTGGCTGAAGGGAAGGCGCGATCGACGATGCGCGATTTGTTCGATCGTCAGGCTGAATTACCGCCTGGTTTTTTCTCTACGCATCCAGGATTGATTCTTGGCTGTGATTCAGTTTTGGCGATTCACGGTGAAATTCACGGCAAGCCGAAAGACCCTGACGAGGCGATCGCGCGCTGGAAAATGATGCGCGGCAATGTGGGCGAATTGTTTACAGGACATGCATTTTTGCAGCCTTACACAACGGAGCAAGGCGCATTGATGCCTTATCCACCGCTCGTCAGAACGCAAGTGACGCAGGTTTATTTTGCAGACATTAGCGATCGCCAAATTGAAGCCTATGTTGCCACTCAAGAACCGATGAATTGTGCCGGCTGTTTTGCCTTAGAAGGACGAGGCGGCTTATTTGTCGAAAAACTAGAAGGCTGTCATACCAACGTGATTGGATTGAGCTTACCGCTCTTACGGCAGATGTTAGCAGAATTGGGATATGACGTAACTGACTTTTGGGCATGA
- a CDS encoding serine/threonine-protein kinase: MTLPVNSSRHEASPEQRSDDLLHDRYAIGRVLGRGGFGVTYIARDMQLPGRPRCVIKQLCPKVQDPSALKKARQRFEQEARTLARLGSHSQIPQLLDYFEIEGEFYLAQEFVRGRTLAQDVRKSGVWSEQAVKQFLKEFLPLLHYVHRQKVIHRDIKPSNIVWCKEDGRWVLIDFGAVKERCVAPDYSERSMATHFVGTIGFAPPEQIAMRPTYASDLYALGVTCLYLMSGRIPNEQDYDPYTGELNWQNLARVSDHFERILDKMLKSSTHDRFKSADEILRMLELEDHLETLRPCLSHYPLSQAELEPENLEFVSPLVRTAIAIRAWQARLAARQSHEKNR; encoded by the coding sequence ATGACGTTACCTGTGAATTCTTCAAGGCATGAGGCGAGTCCAGAACAACGTTCTGATGATCTGTTACACGATCGATATGCGATCGGACGGGTGCTGGGACGCGGTGGCTTTGGAGTCACATATATAGCGCGAGATATGCAGCTGCCGGGAAGACCTCGCTGTGTGATTAAACAGCTCTGTCCTAAGGTTCAAGATCCCTCTGCCCTGAAAAAAGCACGTCAACGCTTTGAGCAGGAAGCGAGAACTTTAGCGAGATTGGGCAGCCATTCTCAGATTCCCCAATTGTTAGATTACTTCGAGATTGAGGGCGAGTTTTATCTCGCTCAAGAATTCGTCCGAGGTCGCACCCTGGCTCAAGATGTCCGTAAGTCAGGCGTTTGGTCAGAACAGGCGGTGAAACAGTTTCTAAAAGAATTTCTGCCGCTCCTGCATTACGTCCACCGACAAAAGGTGATTCACCGCGACATCAAGCCGTCTAATATTGTCTGGTGTAAAGAAGATGGACGCTGGGTTTTGATTGATTTTGGTGCAGTGAAAGAACGCTGTGTTGCGCCGGATTACTCTGAGCGATCGATGGCAACTCATTTTGTCGGCACGATTGGCTTTGCGCCACCTGAACAAATTGCCATGCGTCCGACCTATGCGAGCGACCTCTATGCGCTCGGTGTCACTTGTCTCTATCTCATGTCGGGCAGAATCCCCAATGAGCAAGATTACGACCCCTACACAGGAGAATTAAATTGGCAAAATCTGGCGCGGGTGAGTGATCATTTTGAGCGAATTCTGGACAAAATGCTGAAATCTTCAACGCACGATCGCTTCAAATCAGCCGATGAGATTTTGCGAATGTTAGAACTCGAAGATCACTTAGAAACGCTCCGCCCCTGTTTGAGTCATTACCCGTTATCTCAAGCTGAACTGGAACCGGAAAACCTGGAATTTGTTTCACCCTTGGTCAGAACCGCCATCGCAATTCGAGCGTGGCAAGCTCGCCTTGCAGCCAGACAGTCACATGAAAAAAACCGTTAA
- a CDS encoding YbaB/EbfC family nucleoid-associated protein has translation MSQGQGFGFGLGKMRELTDAIKKAQQVQEGAKRLQEELEQMEIQGEAGGGLVKVTMSGNQEPLKVEISPDALKEDAETLSDLVLAATRAAYEQSTATMREKMEDLTGGLNLPGLG, from the coding sequence ATGTCACAAGGACAGGGATTTGGCTTCGGTCTGGGCAAAATGCGCGAATTGACCGACGCAATTAAAAAGGCTCAACAGGTTCAAGAAGGCGCAAAACGGCTTCAAGAAGAACTCGAACAAATGGAGATTCAAGGCGAGGCAGGCGGCGGTCTTGTCAAGGTGACAATGAGTGGAAATCAGGAGCCACTGAAGGTTGAAATCTCACCAGACGCGCTGAAAGAAGATGCGGAAACCTTGTCGGATCTCGTACTCGCTGCGACTCGTGCGGCTTATGAACAATCCACGGCAACGATGCGCGAGAAGATGGAAGACTTGACGGGTGGGTTAAATCTGCCTGGCTTAGGTTAA